In one window of Nesterenkonia sandarakina DNA:
- a CDS encoding DUF6457 domain-containing protein — protein sequence MTAESTHPHEPIELWVKELAHHLEVDGIEIDIDAVLALAGQAAHTVVRPAAPVTTYLIGYVAGLAEATGQADFQTASRAASRVAAELLERRSGAVG from the coding sequence ATGACCGCTGAATCGACCCACCCGCACGAGCCCATCGAGCTCTGGGTCAAGGAACTCGCCCATCATCTTGAGGTGGACGGGATCGAGATCGACATCGATGCGGTCCTGGCACTCGCCGGACAGGCCGCGCACACCGTGGTCCGTCCCGCGGCGCCGGTGACCACCTACCTCATCGGCTACGTCGCCGGGCTTGCCGAGGCCACTGGGCAGGCCGACTTCCAGACGGCTTCACGCGCCGCCTCCCGGGTGGCCGCAGAGCTGCTTGAGCGCCGGTCCGGAGCCGTGGGCTGA
- the mobA gene encoding NTP transferase domain-containing protein produces the protein MQRTDPPSGTGRPRASSVSAILLAGGRGSRLGGVEKSLLRSDGQSQIQRWLQALESRGIGTVVVGPASLRGVIGAAVPLVQEQPAYSGPAAAVLSGAGELRRSGLAPGPDVDPADLPGWTLLLAVDLTEPAALLDWLLHQLPPLPQVPDDDPGPESVAVLPCDATGRRQYLSAAVPTGWLLRRVEQLTPAQAENQPLRWLLHGLQEAARLRQPVIPDGLCTDVDTLADAQRLGIRLP, from the coding sequence GTGCAACGCACTGACCCCCCGTCCGGAACCGGGCGCCCCCGCGCGTCCTCGGTCTCTGCGATCCTGCTCGCCGGAGGGAGGGGAAGCCGCCTGGGAGGAGTGGAGAAGTCGCTGCTGCGCAGCGACGGGCAGTCTCAGATCCAGCGCTGGCTCCAGGCGTTGGAGAGCCGCGGCATCGGCACCGTCGTGGTGGGCCCGGCGTCGCTGCGAGGGGTGATCGGCGCCGCGGTCCCGCTGGTCCAAGAGCAGCCCGCCTACTCCGGACCAGCTGCCGCCGTCCTCTCTGGTGCTGGTGAACTGCGACGCAGCGGCCTCGCTCCCGGTCCCGACGTCGACCCTGCCGACCTGCCCGGCTGGACCCTGCTGCTCGCCGTGGACCTCACCGAACCCGCCGCGCTGCTGGACTGGCTGCTGCACCAGCTCCCACCGCTCCCGCAGGTGCCCGATGACGATCCGGGTCCAGAGTCGGTCGCGGTGCTCCCCTGTGACGCCACCGGACGCCGGCAGTATCTCAGCGCGGCGGTCCCCACAGGCTGGCTGCTGCGCCGGGTGGAGCAGCTGACCCCGGCCCAGGCCGAGAACCAGCCGCTGCGCTGGCTGCTCCACGGGCTTCAGGAGGCAGCCCGGCTGCGGCAGCCCGTGATCCCGGACGGACTTTGCACAGATGTGGACACCCTTGCGGACGCCCAGCGACTCGGCATCCGGCTGCCCTGA
- a CDS encoding HNH endonuclease has protein sequence MRTLVLNAGYEPLSVVTSRRAAVLVMHGKASVLAEDLTPIATPTAMVPRPAVILLHHYVRVARRRPAAPSRRSILRRDGRTCTYCQRPAATVDHVIPRARGGDSSWENLVACCGACNARKGSKTLDELGWMLSITPAAPLHHVWMPVELEAPREVWMPFLAHRATH, from the coding sequence ATGCGCACACTGGTGCTCAACGCAGGCTATGAGCCGCTGAGCGTGGTCACCTCACGCCGCGCCGCCGTGCTGGTGATGCACGGCAAGGCCAGCGTGCTCGCTGAGGACCTCACTCCGATCGCCACGCCCACGGCGATGGTCCCGCGCCCGGCGGTGATCCTGCTCCATCACTACGTCAGGGTCGCACGACGGCGCCCGGCCGCCCCCTCGCGACGCAGCATCCTGCGCCGCGACGGCCGCACGTGCACCTATTGCCAGCGCCCCGCCGCCACCGTGGACCATGTGATTCCGCGGGCCCGCGGAGGCGACTCCAGCTGGGAGAACCTGGTGGCCTGCTGCGGAGCCTGCAATGCGCGCAAAGGCAGCAAGACCCTCGACGAGCTCGGCTGGATGTTGAGCATCACGCCGGCGGCGCCGCTGCACCATGTCTGGATGCCGGTGGAGCTCGAGGCGCCGCGCGAGGTCTGGATGCCCTTCCTGGCCCATCGTGCAACGCACTGA